A stretch of DNA from Halioglobus japonicus:
ATGGATATCGCCAGCGTAATCATCACCAGTGGCACTAGTCGCGCTCTCCCAAAACTTCGGCCAGGGAGACTGTTGGCGCCCATCCCAGTGCCGCCACCAGAGCGCCGTTATCGTAATACTCACTGCCAAACAGCTTGTCCCGCACACCGAGCACACTCGCGGCGCTGCGCCACATCCACGCTGGCAACCAGCTGCGCGCCAGGCCGAGGCCGCGGCGCGCTCGCAGCGCGTCATAGACAGTGCGACTGGAATAGCGCTGGCCATCGCAGACGATCCAGGTATGGCATCCCTGCGGTGGATGGAACACCAACTTCACCAACAGCACTGCCAGATCGGGCAGGCCAATCATGGAACGCCCGCCCGCCTCCGGCGGGCGCGGCAATCCCATGCTGATTCCGCGATCCAGCAGCGCCAGGTTGCCCTTGGGCTGGGCGCCATAGACCAGCGCGGGACGCAGTATGGTCACGGCCATATCGCCCTCACGGGCGAGGTCGCGCAGGCCTTCTTCAGCCCGCCACTTACTGTGCCCATAGGCATCGTCAGTGGGTGTCACATCGGCTTCACTGCGGGCATGATCATCAGAAGCGGGCCCCATGGCCTTCACACTGGAAACAAAGATGAAGTGGCGCACGCCAGCGGCTTGTGCGGAGCGCGCGAGCGCGAGCGTCGCGTCGAGATTAAGGCGCGTGTAGAGGCTGGCATCTGCTTTCTGGTGAGCCACCCCCGCAAGATGTATCACGGTGGCAACGTCTTCCAGGGCCTGCTCTGGCAAAGGCTGCTCAGCGAGGTCAACCGCCAGCATCTGCCCCACCGCCGAAGGGTTCGCTGTGCGACTGACAGCAACCACGTCAGCGCCCGCAGCAACGAGCGCAGGACATAGCTCGCGACCGACAAATCCGGTAGCGCCGGTAACCAGGCATTTCCTGGTCACGATAGAATGTGGCAAAAATAAGGGGGCATAAGCCCCCTCATGATACGGATGCGCCCGGCTTAATCCAGCGTTATTACCTTGCGGTTGCGATTGATGGTGGCTTGGCCAATACCCTTAACCTCGGTCAATTGCTCGAGGGTTGTAAAAGGCCCGAATGCCTCGCGGTAGCGGACAATATCTTCGGCGCGACTCGCCCCGACCCCATTGAGCGCTGCGGCGAGTTCAGCCGCGGTGGCTGTATTGAGATTAACAGTGTTTGCGGGCGAGCTGTCGGCTTGGGCTGGCCCCAATCCGAGGCCGAGCAACAGAGCCAGCAGCCCCGCGAACATGAATTTTCGGTAAATGATTGTGTGCATAGCGACTCTCCTTGCGCTTGGAATGCTGCATCCGTGCAGGCATCCGTATCAAGGCTGAGTGTAGCAGCGGCCACCACGCCCAGGGCGCAGGAGAGCACAATAGATGAAACGGGGATTTAGCTGCTGAGTCCCAGCTCGCGGTGGACCCGCTCCAGCGCCGCAATGGGATCCGCCGCGGCGGTAATGGACCGGCCGATCACCAGGTAATCAGAGCCGTTGGCGATGGCATCCGCCGGAGTAAGCACGCGGCGCTGATCACCGGCATCATCTCCCGCCAGGCGGATGCCGGGAGTCACCAGACAAAAATCGTCGCCGCGGTCGGCGCGCAGTCCCGGCGCTTCCATGGCAGAACAGACCACGCCATCCAGGCCACTGGACTGAGTGAGTGCGGCCAGGCGCGACACTCGTTCTGCCGCAGATTCGGTATAACCCAATTCGCGTAAATCGTCGTCAGACATACTGGTCAACACGGTCACCGCGATCAAGATCGGTCGTTGCTGGTAAGCCTGCAGTGCCTCAGCCGCCGCTTCCATCATCCGCCGGCCACCGCTGGCGTGAACGTTAACCATCCACACGCCGAGCTCTGCAGCCGAACGAACGGCGCCGGCCACGGTGTTTGGAATGTCGTGGAACTTGAGATCGAGAAACACCTCAAAGCCTTGCTTCTGCAATGACTCCACCAAGGAAGCACCGCTGCGGGTATATAATTCCTTGCCCACCTTCACCCGACACAACTGCGGCGACAGCCGGGCGGCAAATGCCAGCGCGGATTCGGCATCGGGGTAGTCCAGAGCAACCAGTACGGGTTTGTCGTTCATCGTCAATTCTCGCTTATTCCAGGCTGGTGCCACGGATGGTTTTCATCGTGCCCCAGTATTTACAGCCCGGGCAGAACCAATGCATATGGCGCCCGGAAAATCCGCAGTGACTACAGCGATAGGCCGGACGCTCCTCGATGAGTCGCACAACGAGTTTCTGCAGCAGATCGAGGTTGTCTCGCGCCCGCCCTTCACTGACATTCATCTGCAGGCCAATAAGCTGCTCAAGGCCGCGCATCGACGGTCGCAATTCCAGCTGCCTGGCCAGAAAAGCCTCCGCCTCGTCAGTGCCCTCAGACATCAGAATATCTTCTGCTGCGGCAATCACCAGCGGCGGTGAAGAATGCGCCTCCAGGCACTCGCGCAAATAGGCACGCAGGGATTTTTCGTCGCCCAGTTCACGGTAGCAACGGCGCAGCACGC
This window harbors:
- a CDS encoding NAD-dependent epimerase/dehydratase family protein, with amino-acid sequence MTRKCLVTGATGFVGRELCPALVAAGADVVAVSRTANPSAVGQMLAVDLAEQPLPEQALEDVATVIHLAGVAHQKADASLYTRLNLDATLALARSAQAAGVRHFIFVSSVKAMGPASDDHARSEADVTPTDDAYGHSKWRAEEGLRDLAREGDMAVTILRPALVYGAQPKGNLALLDRGISMGLPRPPEAGGRSMIGLPDLAVLLVKLVFHPPQGCHTWIVCDGQRYSSRTVYDALRARRGLGLARSWLPAWMWRSAASVLGVRDKLFGSEYYDNGALVAALGWAPTVSLAEVLGERD
- a CDS encoding ComEA family DNA-binding protein — translated: MHTIIYRKFMFAGLLALLLGLGLGPAQADSSPANTVNLNTATAAELAAALNGVGASRAEDIVRYREAFGPFTTLEQLTEVKGIGQATINRNRKVITLD
- the pyrF gene encoding orotidine-5'-phosphate decarboxylase, yielding MTMNDKPVLVALDYPDAESALAFAARLSPQLCRVKVGKELYTRSGASLVESLQKQGFEVFLDLKFHDIPNTVAGAVRSAAELGVWMVNVHASGGRRMMEAAAEALQAYQQRPILIAVTVLTSMSDDDLRELGYTESAAERVSRLAALTQSSGLDGVVCSAMEAPGLRADRGDDFCLVTPGIRLAGDDAGDQRRVLTPADAIANGSDYLVIGRSITAAADPIAALERVHRELGLSS